The sequence TAATTCTTAGATCCAAAGGGATGTTTGTCTTAAAGTTCTTGTTTTCAATAATGTGAAATGTATCGGTGTCTTTATGATAATCGAAATTATCAATAAGAATAGGAGATAAATCTTTGTACTCTTTACTTAATATGTCCAAAAAGCCTAATTCAAGACCTGTCATTATGAGCCTATCATTAATTTGTTCAAGATTTGCTCCATCATTTTCAGCAATTACTGATTCAATAGTTTCAATTATTATCTCATAGATTTCAGCTCCTAATTTAGTTTTTTGGATTGCTTGAGGAGATTTGAGCTTTTTGAAATTAATTATTAATTGACCCGATAATACCGAGAAAGGATTTTGTCTTTTTTTGAAACTCGTCTGACCATTACTTTGTTTTACTGCACCTGCAAATTCAAAACCAGCTTTTTCTGCTTCATCAACAATAAGATGCCAATATTTTGGGTCTTTGTGCGCAAACACAAAACTCATCCATCTATCAAATTTCAATACACGATATAATTCTTTTATGCTCTTTGTAAGTAATTCCCCATATTCTTCAGATGATTTATTTAATGAACCACCTTCAATAGCTTCCTTTTTATAGTCATCCTCTGTTATTTCAAAATCTAACCAAGCATTCCACATAGTGGATAAATCTAAATAAGCTATTTTACTACCATAAGGTGGGTCAGTATAAACATAATCAATTGATTCAGTTTCTATTTTATCAAGATTTGTAGCATCACTTTTATAAAATTGTGCATTTTTTACTGTTTCTTTATTGATTGCAACAGACATCTCACGTTTGGCAGCAACCATCTTTTTGTACTTCGTCTCAAACGAATACATTAAATCCAATTCAACACCTTCTAAAGCTACCCTATAACGGTAATATCTGAATGCCGCACAATCTCCGGCGTTATCGCCTCTTGATTTGGAAGGATGATATGTTCTATTAGTTTTTGTTATAGCACTTGAAAATGAAAGCAATAATGAATTCCTTATGTTATCATTTTTAATTTTTAGTATAAGATATTTTAAAAATGCTAACTGAGCTAATTGCTTATCAGTGAAAAGCTCTTCAATACTACCTACATCAGCGTCTTTCGCTAAAGAAATGTTTTTAGGATAAGAGTACTTTTCTAATGCTTTCTTTATTTCATCCTCTGTTTGAGGAACATCTTTAAGGAATTGTTTTTTAACTTTTTCAAATTCATTGTTGAGTTCTGTAAAATCAATAGGCGTAACCAATGACTTGGTAATAAAAACAGACAAAGGGTTTAAATCTATGTGTATTGCTTTTCTATGAATCATCAAAGCTTCAATAAGTGTTGAGCCTCCTCCACCGAATGGGTCAAGAATTACATCACCCCGTTTTGAAAAATTTTGAATATAGTGCTGAACAACATTCCACGCTTGTTTTGTGAAATAGCCATGTACACCAAAATGTCGCTTTGCTGCTTGTTTCTTTACAACAATCTCAGAGGGTATTTTTATGGAATCATAATCAAATTCCTTTCTTTCATATCTTTCTTCTTTTTCATTAAGAATATCTTTCTGTACAAAGGCATCAGGAGCTAAATAATTATTAATATCACTCCAATAATTATCTATTTCTTTAATTTGGAAATAAAGAAGAGGCTCATCTTTGGAAATATGAAAGAGTATAAATTCCCTACCGTTGCATAATCCGTAAAAATTTACTCGTATTTCTGGATGTATGGCATAAAAATAAGCTTGTTCCTTATTCTTTCCAGTCTTTATGTCCTCGTTTGGTTCTTTAGCATCTAATACCCATGAATATTTACCATTTACTTCTAAAAGATAATCTGGAAAATTGGTTAATTCTCGTTTTTTGGAACCTGTTTGAACAAAAGGATGTGTAACTGCTTTTTCCCTAATAATTCTATTTCTTCCAAAAGCTTTGTAATTGAGGCTTTTAAGTATTGGTGTGATTATTTCTTCTCTGACGCTACTTTCCTCAAATTCAGGATTGTTTAAAATATCAAAGTCAAAATCCGAGAATATATTTTGTTTCATCTTATATCGTTTCTATTTATGATGCACAACTTGTTTATCCCAACAAGTTTTAACCCAAAAGTAGTTATTTGCAAAAATACAATTTATTTTTTTTACAGGAAGAGAATCAATTATTTCATATATCCATATTATCAAATGGACTTTTTACATTTTTTATACTTTTAGTACTTACAGGAGTATTCACCTCATTGGATTGTTAAGTATTATTTTTAGTTTGTTTCGTAAAATATATCTTACCACAATGTAGGATATTATTTTAGTTTATAACTTTTTAATTGATGCTGATGGTAACGGAAAAGTATAAAGCCCGTTTTAATGGGCTTTATACAGAGTTATAAGCTGGTTATGTTTTTTCTTTCAATTTATAACAAACTAAATCTGGTATTTTCATTTGTATTTTTATTTTATATGTTTTCAGAAAATATAACCATTTACAAAATACAGTATTTCTCGTTTATTAGTAATCCTGTTATTGAAGAATATACCATAAGTTTAATTTTTGAGAAGTTATTTCTTTATACTTGTCAAGAGGTATCATAGTATATTCAAACACAAAAGGGAATGGTTCATTGTATTTAACATTCTCTGCTTGTCCATTTTCACCACAATCAGGAATTCCATCTACATACATTACTTTTTTTTCCACATCGTCAAAAAGGTCAAATCTAACTGTATAACTCAAATCTTTAAATGGTTTTTTTCCAATTTTTGCAGGAGTATATTTGGCTGTACCGGTTATCTTGATACCGCCATATTCATCTGATGCTCCTTCTGTTTTTTCCATATTACTTTCTAAAACCTCAACTTTGCCGTATTTTAAAAACCTTTTTGCCATTACTTTTGCTGATGGTGTTTCTACAGGTATTTGTGCATTTACTTTTGATGTAGCACAAATAAAAAACAATACTATTGTAAATAATGTTACACTTTTTAAAACAGTTTTATTTTTCATAATTTGTTCTCCTTATATATTTAATTATTTTTTCTCTTTATTATTTTACATCCTTTGAGAAATTTATGGATGAAGTCATCATATTAATATACAGTTTTAATTACTAATCTTGTATTTTTTTAAAAAATAATTAATTTAAATCATAGGCATTCCTCCTTTCTATTTCTATTTATAAAAATAATTCTTTTTATTACAAAAGAATATGACTTGTTTATACGGTTACCATTTTTCTATAAAGTTAACTATTATTTCCATATTTTTTTGTATTAGTTAACTTTTTAATTTGACATGCTAATCTTTATATCTCAATTTTCTAGTCAAAGATATTTATGATTTTTTAAATACATAAATCATCAAACGGACTTTTTACATTCCTAATACTTTTTATACTGACATAAGTATTCACCTCGCTAAACGGAATTACAAATTCTACTTAGTCGTAAAAATATTACTCCAAAACAACTTAAAATCAAATATTTTAGTACGAATAAACAAAAAACAATACGCTAAAGCCAATTCAAAGTCAACAAACAAAGTTAGTATGTGATTTAGTTCAACATTTGTTTCAGGCGTGGCTTTTCAAGTCGTTTGAAGTCTATTTATTAGTTGCTGATATTATTCGCTCATTTTCTTTTTTCGTACTTTCGTAAGAGGGGATTTTACAACATATATATGTTTGTCATATCTTTTATAGGTATCGTAATAATATTTTAAATTTAGATATTGTTTACTGTTTTTGTTTTTTGTTTCGTTCAATATATTGTTCCAATCTATAGAATTTATCATTATTGCATCGCTATTGATTTGTATTGCTTTTTTAACCATTAAACTATCATAACTATTAATTTCATTATCAAATAAATATTCTTGTGGTCTGATTATATCACGCTTATAAACTTTTTGGTATTTCTTTAATATACTTTTATAACCACTACCAACATGTAAACAACTGTCTAACTCAATTTCAAATGTCTCTCCTAAACAAAGAGCCAAGCCTTTTGCCATAATAGAATATGTTTTTCCCTTTGTTAATGAGAAATCATATGCAAGATAACTTCCTTCTCTATAAAAATTTCCGTTGTCAGGATATTCAAAATGTGTTGGGGTATGATAACCGCCACCATGAATAAAAACTTTATTATTAAGCCAATATTTTCCAAGAAAAGCTGTATCTGTAAGATTTCTAATTATTGCTTTTTGTCTATAGTAGTTAAATTCAAAATAATATGCTTTATAAAGAGCTTCTAAATTATCAATTACAGTTCCTATGTATAGATGTGTAATAAATGGATAATTCCCTATCAGATTTTGCTCTTTTGCTCTTTTTAGTTTAACCTTAAATTCAGGTAATAATGTTCCTAAATCAATTACAGTTAAATTTTCAATGTCAACCGTTGTATCAGTCTCTATTTTGTCAAAATATGGAATAATTATTTTTTTTATTGTTGTTTTATAATCATGTTCAATGTCTGAAAAGCCAATAGATAATTTTTTATTTGGATGGTTTTTATTCCACCTTCTTATGTGCTGCAAAAAATCATAAGTTTCTTCAGACTGTATCATTTCGTGAATTTCAGTACGAAAAAATTTTTTAGCTTCTACTTCATCTTCAATATTGATATAATGATTAACATATGCAGTTATAGAATATTGATTTTCAAATACTATTAGTGGAAAATAATCGTATGTGTTGATTGCG is a genomic window of Bacteroidales bacterium containing:
- a CDS encoding type I restriction enzyme HsdR N-terminal domain-containing protein; its protein translation is MKQNIFSDFDFDILNNPEFEESSVREEIITPILKSLNYKAFGRNRIIREKAVTHPFVQTGSKKRELTNFPDYLLEVNGKYSWVLDAKEPNEDIKTGKNKEQAYFYAIHPEIRVNFYGLCNGREFILFHISKDEPLLYFQIKEIDNYWSDINNYLAPDAFVQKDILNEKEERYERKEFDYDSIKIPSEIVVKKQAAKRHFGVHGYFTKQAWNVVQHYIQNFSKRGDVILDPFGGGGSTLIEALMIHRKAIHIDLNPLSVFITKSLVTPIDFTELNNEFEKVKKQFLKDVPQTEDEIKKALEKYSYPKNISLAKDADVGSIEELFTDKQLAQLAFLKYLILKIKNDNIRNSLLLSFSSAITKTNRTYHPSKSRGDNAGDCAAFRYYRYRVALEGVELDLMYSFETKYKKMVAAKREMSVAINKETVKNAQFYKSDATNLDKIETESIDYVYTDPPYGSKIAYLDLSTMWNAWLDFEITEDDYKKEAIEGGSLNKSSEEYGELLTKSIKELYRVLKFDRWMSFVFAHKDPKYWHLIVDEAEKAGFEFAGAVKQSNGQTSFKKRQNPFSVLSGQLIINFKKLKSPQAIQKTKLGAEIYEIIIETIESVIAENDGANLEQINDRLIMTGLELGFLDILSKEYKDLSPILIDNFDYHKDTDTFHIIENKNFKTNIPLDLRIRYFLLSYLRRKENKKEYPTTDEIILDIMPLLKNGITPENQTILKVLEKIANHIGDNRWKIKKGGQLTLFE